In a single window of the Elaeis guineensis isolate ETL-2024a chromosome 6, EG11, whole genome shotgun sequence genome:
- the LOC140858843 gene encoding uncharacterized protein produces MEVVVPRSPVVLPGKSSPSPPPSFLSLPLHRRRALPPRHRRRSSPPPVADRAHLPACRPSPSRLATLSSAHRILPLLCLLPSGSLQSVETLTLQSIKRRWRPPLLPPFPPPSILFSYSSSPAAAEMTTSSSYSFLWRSVLREKKKRAEERIKNPTEAASFGFRLLLRLPPRFILPFGYRFGYESRCFLSLLSPSFSNSGALSGCSALLMDLHVSDKFLWAEAFSDLQGVVNEEIRSQFSSRKVTILKELDAVEKYAERLHALTSCVNGKDETLLQSSWRKEETLLQSNGFKHEEIGTLAKIIDQEKRERLQESVSNLAEGTQRLTDGLDLLSKQVRDFFQIVLTGRDALLSNLRVSNATQESSVD; encoded by the exons ATGGAAG TCGTCGTTCCCCGGTCACCAGTCGTCCTTCCCGGTAagtcctctccctccccgccaccatcctttctctctctccctctccaccgccgtcgagccctccctccccgccaccgtcgccgctcgagcccgccccccgtcgctgatcgagcccacctcccagcttgccggccatctccctcccgcctcgccaccctctcctccgcgcaccgaatcctccctcttctctgcctccttccctccggttccctccaatccgtcgaaaccctaaccctccaatccataaaacgaaggtggcggccacctctcctccctccctttcctcctccttccaTACTTTTCTCCTATTCTTCCTCGCCGGCCGCCGCCGAAATGACTACCTCCTCCTCCTATTCTTTTTTGTGGCGGTCGGTgctcagggaaaaaaaaaaaagggctgaaGAGAGGATAAAAAACCCGACAGAAGCTGCCTCCTTTGGTTTTCGTTTGCTGCTGCGACTTCCCCCTCGCTTCATTCTCCCGTTCGGGTACCGATTCGGTTACGAAAGTCGTtgcttcctctctctcctctcgcctTCGTTTTCTAATTCTGgag CATTATCAGGTTGCTCCGCACTATTGATGGATTTGCATGTTTCTGACAAGTTCTTGTGGGCTGAGgccttcagtgacttgcaaggtGTTGTGAATGAGGAAATTAGGAGTCAATTTTCAAGCAGAAAGGTTACCATATTGAAAGAGCTGGATGCAGTTGAAAAATATGCAGAGAGATTACATGCTTTGACAAGTTGTGTTAACGGCAAAGATGAGACTTTACTGCAAAGCAGTTGGCGGAAAGAAGAAACATTACTACAGAGCAATGGTTTCAAACACGAGGAAATAGGTACACTGGCAAAAATTATAGACCAGGAAAAAAGGGAAAGATTGCAGGAGTCCGTTTCAAATCTAGCTGAAGGAACACAGAGGCTTACTGATGGGCTTGATCTTCTGTCAAAGCAAGTGAGGGACTTCTTCCAAATTGTTCTGACAGGACGTGATGCTTTGCTTTCTAACCTTAGGGTATCTAATGCAACACAAGAAAGTAGTGTAGACTAG
- the LOC105046595 gene encoding protein tesmin/TSO1-like CXC 2, with the protein MDTPERSKIGGTPLSKFEDSPVFNFINSLSPIQPVKSVDSIHTEQSYLQPVSSIFTSPHANLQRESRFLIRNSLSEFSKDESSSDNVNESNLCTGVQNAVSLSRCTVIAQENCSVICSLNEATVDPPDECSILPSNLPQSEQHDSGSPDHNTAPWYDIKMDVTLDIDRAPVELVHFVQNGLDKRKSLLASESEFLENYPLEQNKDEAVGCDWVNLISDNADVPLIFDSNNESEVCRGPIEELGDSSKPAQDLDNSQKTQPDESFGPCVQNAAQDPPVNHSAENGKEDETAHTLQILSGTCQNQVLLSNGTSDQIQSGHKVESQQQRGIRRRCLVFDMAGISKKNLQSNSNQHSSSSLLSNEKMASDDKCSTPGTSQAPCVLPGIGLHLNTLATTSKERPVTQEMLASGKELISMPCPVGPFGPTTSGWKGKSLAVEKDVSPTENEVQNLQIMHNDASQAPALGNGEELNQVSPKKKRRKSEHGGESEACKRCNCKKSKCLKLYCECFAAGVYCSEPCSCQGCFNKPIHEETVLATRKQIESRNPLAFAPKVIRTSETGQEMGEDANKTPASARHKRGCNCKKSSCLKKYCECYQGGVGCSISCRCEGCKNAFGRKEGIVLIGAEEIEQGEHETDHCEREKDKPDDDGQQHATVQIDENHSSEGLLSVTPLQTCRPSVKLSFCSSAKPPRSSTLPVGFSPWLYTSQHFQKSEILPQHKLEKHVNTALEDDTPDVLRCDAPPSNGVKTTSPNRKRVSPPHNGIGLLPSRKGGRKVILKSIPSFPSLTGDASEDYP; encoded by the exons ATGGACACACCGGAGAGGAGCAAGATCGGTGGCACGCCGCTATCTAAGTTCGAG GATTCTCCTGTCTTTAACTTCATCAATAGTTTGTCTCCTATCCAGCCTGTTAAATCTGTAGATTCAATACACACTGAGCAATCGTATCTGCAACCTGTTTCTTCTATTTTTACTTCACCACATGCAAATCTACAAAGGGAATCAAGATTCTTGATAAG GAATTCTTTATCAGAGTTCTCAAAAGATGAGAGTTCTTCTGATAATGTGAATGAAAGCAACCTATGTACAGGGGTCCAAAATGCTGTTAGCCTATCCAGATGCACTGTTATTGCACAAGAAAACTGCAGTGTAATATGCTCACTTAATGAAGCAACTGTTGACCCTCCTGATGAATGTTCAATTCTACCTAGTAATTTGCCTCAGTCTGAGCAGCATGACTCTGGTAGTCCCGACCATAATACTGCACCTTGGTATGATATCAAAATGGATGTCACATTGGACATTGACCGTGCACCAGTAGAACTGGTTCATTTTGTTCAAAATGGTCTGGACAAAAGAAAAAGTTTACTTGCTTCTGAATCTGAGTTTCTGGAAAATTATCCACTAGAGCAAAACAAAGATGAAGCTGTAGGGTGCGACTGGGTGAATTTGATATCTGACAATGCTGATGTTCCATTGATTTTTGATTCCAACAATGAATCAGAGGTTTGCAGAGGACCGATCGAGGAATTAGGAGATTCATCAAAGCCTGCACAGGACCTGGATAATTCACAAAAAACACAACCTGATGAGTCTTTTGGTCCGTGTGTCCAAAATGCTGCACAGGATCCTCCAGTCAACCATAGTGCAGAAAATGGTAAGGAAGATGAAACAGCTCATACCCTGCAAATTCTCTCAGGCACTTGTCAGAATCAGGTATTGTTAAGTAATGGAACCAGTGATCAAATTCAATCGGGCCACAAG GTTGAGTCCCAGCAACAGCGTGGCATTCGAAGGCGCTGTCTGGTTTTTGATATGGCTGGAATTTCTAAAAAGAATTTGCAAAGCAACTCAAACCAACATTCTTCAAGCTCATTGCTGTCCAATGAGAAAATGGCTTCTGATGATAAATGCTCCACGCCTGGAACTAGTCAAGCACCATGTGTGTTGCCTGGAATTGGGTTACATTTGAATACTCTTGCAACAACCTCAAAAGAACGACCAGTCACTCAGGAGATGCTGGCTTCTGGGAAAGAATTAATCAGCATGCCTTGTCCAGTCGGCCCCTTTGGCCCAACAACATCTGGGTGGAAAGGTAAGTCGTTGGCTGTTGAAAAGGATGTGAGTCCAACTGAAAATGAAGTCCAGAACCTTCAGATTATGCATAATGATGCTTCTCAGGCGCCTGCACTTGGAAATGGTGAGGAGCTAAATCAAGTTAGTCCAAAGAAGAAAAG GCGCAAGTCAGAACATGGTGGTGAAAGTGAGGCATGCAAGCGTTGCAATTGTAAGAAGTCAAAATGTCTGAAACT TTACTGTGAGTGTTTTGCGGCTGGAGTCTATTGTTCTGAGCCCTGCTCATGCCAGGGATGTTTTAACAAGCCAATTCATGAGGAAACAGTTCTGGCTACTCGCAAGCAGATAGAGTCTCGTAATCCTCTTGCATTTGCTCCTAAAGTGATTCGCACATCTGAAACTGGCCAGGAAATGGGG GAAGATGCTAACAAGACGCCAGCTTCAGCCCGCCATAAAAGAGGATGCAATTGCAAGAAGTCAAGTTGCCTGAAGAAATACTGCGAGTGCTATCAG GGTGGTGTTGGATGCTCTATCAGCTGCAGATGTGAGGGATGCAAGAATGCTTTTGGAAGGAAAGAGG GTATTGTACTGATAGGAGCTGAAGAAATTGAACAGGGAGAGCACGAAACAGATCATTGTGAAAGGGAAAAGGACAAACCAGATGATGATGGTCAACAACATGCTACTGTGCAGATTGATGagaatcattcttctgaaggtctTTTATCCGTGACTCCATTGCAAACTTGCAG ACCATCCGTCAAACTGTCATTCTGTTCAAGTGCAAAGCCCCCAAGATCTTCGACACTTCCTGTTGGATTTTCTCCTTGGTTATATACGTCTCAGCATTTCCAGAAGTCTGAAATCCTTCCTCAACATAAGCTTGAGAAGCACGTAAATACTGCACTTGAGGATGATACTCCGGATGTCCTTAGATGCGATGCACCACCAAGCAATGGTGTGAAGACTACTTCCCCTAACCGAAAGAGGGTTTCACCTCCACATAATGGAATTGGATTGCTTCCTAGTCGCAAGGGTGGCAGGAAAGTGATCCTAAAATCTATTCCTTCATTCCCATCACTCACTGGTGAtgcatctgaagattatccatga